In the genome of Lathyrus oleraceus cultivar Zhongwan6 chromosome 4, CAAS_Psat_ZW6_1.0, whole genome shotgun sequence, the window atttgcttattgcttgttgcttgtcaaagtccaagggaatatgggtttctatatgacattcttgtctattggattgcctcccattggtcagatcttttcaactctcaacttttaattttatgcttaggatagtcttttcatatcctcccacttcttaaatttcaaaatctctcccccttttcaaaaactttctttgcttgtgattttaaacttagaccttattttaatgattagaaactttggctCTATGtcaatgaattttcaaactttttcttaaatcaaatttataaataaatttaatcatattgacttaaaatttcaaaagaaaaaaagaactaacaactccattcaaacttttggccctttgtgccttttcttgttaaacttttgttaaaaacaattcaccaactttgaaacttttaccacgaactacgaggttttgatccctcatttttatgttggtacgtaggcacaagtccgaaggttttgtcaaacataaaaatataatcaatgaattcttttctcatctccacactctatttttctcaaacatcttttataccaaacacatatgcacacataaaaaagggctccttaggagtacctatgacaatttgggtgctaacacattccctttgtgtaaccaatccccttacctgtaatctctaacattttattagttttgatttgaaaacttcttatctttgggttttgttcgtacttttacattttcatttggaaacaataaaagcgcagtggcgactctggttttattgacgttaagtttatccatagcttgatggtcatgaattaACCGCTACATTTACCACTCTCTCCAATTCGGCAAGGTACATGATTCCTATTATTATATAATATAACAATATGCTATAATATATATCTAACGATTATCGATTTAATTAGATTAAATTCTTCATTAATCACCAAAGTGGTTAAATTCATAAAAGTTTATAATTTCAAATTTTACAATTGAACTTTGATTATGAACTCAATCTAGTATTATTTAATTTTGACATGAAAAGTGTACAATCTAATTCAAAATTATTTCAGTTAGAAATTTGTTAATTACCAAAGTGGTCAAATTCATCCAAATTTATAATTTCAAATTATGAAGATGGAATTTAATTCGGATGCGATGGGAATAACATGTTTGTGCTTAATAAGATTTATTATTATATGACACATATAGATCATCTAAAGATGGATCATGAATAATAATTAATAAAGTTAAAGTACATGTTGACACACTTGTTGCTTATATATCCAAAGATGTACATGCATGTTTTAAGTGACTTTATTATTTGTTAAAGTATATTTATTTAACATCATTAAAAGTTATTGAAATGTATTTAAGTTTTATCCAAGTGTGGACTTTGATACATGTTACACGATGATTATTTTGAATTAATAAAATTTATTCAAAGCATTAACATATGAACATGTTTTAATAGTCAATTATATTATCCATTTCCTCTTGAAAAAAATACCATTATCATTATCATAAGAGTCATCAAATGCAATTTCCAATGCACTATCATAATTAAAAATATCATCATCACTATCATCCTCGTTCATCACATGTGAGTTTTCAACATTTTTCTCCAACCCATCATGCACCTCACCATCTTGTCCCTCAACATCTTGAGCATCACTATCTTGTCCAACACCATAATGCACATGACCACCCTGCACATCACCATTATgcacatcattatcatgtaaatcacCATCCTCCATATCACCATCCTTCATATAACCACATTTCACATTACTACCTTGAACATCACCTCCTTTCACCCATAATCCCCTATAACTGCCTCTTCATATAGTTTAGTAATCAATGCTTCCTTTTCCTCAAGATTTACAATGTCCTCATGATTTAAATTATATTACTCAATAGGATCATCATAATACTTTGGATGTGATAGTGAATGTTGTATATAAACATGAACACTCAAATGTGCCCAACAAAGATTTGCAATATCTATTTCACATTTGTCATCGGCCAAAACATGCATCCCAAATTTTGGGTCCTTGTACCATATTCTATCTATTTTCCTATATCCTAGTTCCTTGACTATACCTACCAACTCCAAATAACTCCACTTATCAACATCAACCTTTAATTCAGAAATTATTCATTCATATATAGTTAGTTCATTATCCAAAAATGAACCACATTGATGAATAAATAGATGAATGTATTCTTCCATTTTACCTATGTCCAACAACATTAAAATTATAAAGGGGGTGACGAAAACAAAGTTACTATAAAATATATAACTAAAACTTAATATAAGGCTACTCATAAACCCTAAAAACTAAAATTGAAAATAGATGAACAAGAATAAACTCTAAAACCTAAAATGACCCTAAAAACTGAAATTAAAAACATATTAACACGAATAAAATCTAAAATGTAAAAGACAAAATAGATGAACCAAAAAAACCCCAAAACCTAAATTAGAAATGGGATAGAAATTACTAACTATTGCAAAACCTGAAGCTTCAAACACGCCTTCTCACTCGTGTTCTCCAAAAAGCGTTTTTCTCATATTCAATTTCACCTACACATTATAGTTCTCCAATTTCTTCACCTTCTTCTCAATTTTTCTAAGTTAGGGTTTTAGCTTCATGAATAGTAACCTGGAAATGGTAAAACCAAGTAATCTTTTCATTTTATCACATGATATTTTAACTTAATCTCCACATCATCTCCAAATGTACACTACGTGGCCATTTCATTTGAGACTAACAGAGTTAATAAAAAGGACAAATGTGATCCAATTTGAGGACATAAGTGCCTAAATTGGTCTTTTTAAAAGTTGATGGACCAAAATGGATCCCGAGTTAAAGATAAAAGACTAAAAAAGGtatttttctaaaaaaattaaaattgttTATTGGTTTTTTAATATGATATGaaaaaattaatatgaattaatttatattttaaataattcTCAGATTTTTTCCATATTCCATGGTCTTCTTCTTTCTTCTAAACCGTGCTTTGAAACCCAGGATCTCCATAATTGGCCACACATATCTTCTCCCTTCCAATATTCGTGATTTTTTTCAAATCAAGCCAAAGAAGATTCAATCAACCTTGTTGATCAAGAAATCGCACCACTCAGTTTCTACCACGGGTAACATATCTCGTTCTTATAGGTACAAATGCAAATGTTGTTTTGATGCTCTATTAATGACGACATGGAGTGATGCAAACCCATGTTGTTGTTTCTATGATTGTGGGATGTATTAGGTAGGTTTTCATTTTgcaaattttatttttatattgtCTTACCCATGTCACTTTTTTGTAGTCATTAATCTTCTTTCATATCCTTTGATGTTTCCAGTAGTAAGGCTACAAGAAATGTAGTTATTTTGTTTGGTTGGATGAAAAAATGACTCATAGATTAAAGGAATTAAATCCTCATTACTACAAAATTTAAATGAAGATAAGCAAAGGGTTAATGATGCCAAAGTAAAATATGAAGAAATGAAGATGAAGTTATTGAAGAAGGAATTAAAGTTCAAATGAATGATCACCTTCATTATGCTATTTGCCTTAGTTTCTTCAACACTAATGAAATGGGTGACTAGTCTATTAGGAATTTGGTGATGTTTAGGTGATTATGTTCTCACAAGTGATTAAGTGATGTTTTGCCCTCTATTTTGTAACGCATTTAATTAATGAATGAAAAAACATTTACGCTTGCCAATTATGTTTATATGATTAATTATTTTTGCCCAATTCTACAAATTCTGTTTGCACATAACAATTATGTTTGGACCAGATTTGCACATTTAAGTTGCATGTCTCTTATATATTAAGAGGGAAACCTCTATCTGGTTTTGTTGCTTGCCTCTTAAGCgttattttatttagttttataTCATTGAGTGTCCTCTTTAATTGCGCATCTTTGAGGATTGAGTTTTGGATTTGTATTTTAGCATGCATATTTAAAACTATTTGCATTTGAGTATGAACAGTATAATTTAAGTCAAATAGTTAAGTTTTTGGAACAAGAACCATAATTGAGATTGTTTCAAGTCATGTCATAAGTAAAATCTCAAAACATCTTTGAAAACATCAAATTTTGTGATTTTGGATGTGTGGTTCGAATCACAAAATCGCTTGAGTAGAATGAGTCAAATCACAACTTTCATATGATTCACATCATACACCATGTGAGTCAAATCATAGTCTAAACATGATTCGAGTCATGATACTTCCTTCAGCTTCGGCCAAGTTTGAGTCGAACCATGACTTGTTCATGACTCGAATTACAACTTATGTGAGTCGAATCACAACATAAGCTTGACTAGATTCATAGCAAAATGGGTTTATCTTTAAGTGCACATCTTGTTTTACATTACTTTTCCATTTGACTCAAATCACCAAGTATTCATGACTCGAATAAAACATGCTTTTTTTACCACTTTTTGTGCTTCATTTTCAGCACCTATAAATCATTTTCTCTCTCAAAGTAAAGCACAATGTTAGAAAACATACATTTCCATTGATGATTTGGAAACTCACAAAcaattttttctctcatttttaAAAGAGTTTTGAATCTATATCGAACACTTGCAAATAATTTATTTCGTCTTCTATCTCATTCCTTTTTCATTTGTTGCATGGATCTGGATCTTATCTTTGAAGATTCATGATTGATTGAGTAGATTCGTTTTGGTTTTAACATTTCATTGAATATTTGTTTAATATTTCATAGGCTTGCAAGAGTGTGCGGTATTGTGATTGGTTCTGACAATTGCAGTGATAAAGAATGAGGTACTTCTCTCCAAGTTGACCTTGATGGTGACGTGAAGAAGCCTATGGATATGGTAGGATTTTTTCTCATTCTTTTCTCTATAGTGATTAAGACTTTGAGGATTTGATAATTTCATAATCATGTTAAGGAAGGATGTCGAGACTACCTTAAGGACTCTTGCTTTAGAGTGAAACTCATTAACAAAGGCGAGGACGTCATGGTTGACGAAATCCTAACAAACCTTGAAGAAAGTGAGACAATTCCACACAACCTCCTTTACTTCCTCTAAGTAAAACGAAGCCTCAAAAGTAACTTTATCAACATCAAGAATTTGATTGAAGTGAACACCTTCAAGGAGGGCCTCAGGGAAGTAGGCTCTTTGAAAAGAGTTTCAAAATGAGTCTTAACCTTGAGCTTAATTTCGTCAACTTTGGAAAGGCGACCTAAAGGAGTATCCAAACCACATATGGAATTTCTACGAATTATGTTTCTCATTATATAATGGAAATGTTTTGAATTGGAATCTCCACTTTGAATCCATTTGTGGCAAGACTTGTAACGAAGGATGCTTTCTCTTGATTTCATGGAGTGCCAAACCTTAGCAGCTGCATCCTTAAGGTTGACCGACAGTTGATTCAGGATAAAGGGCAACACTTCTTAAGCTTCAAGGTCCACATCGTTCGAGGTTTTAACAAACTCTTCAACCTCTAGATTTTAAATCCCAAAAATTTGTTTGTCCAAATTTTGAGAGAATTCTTTAAACCCTTTAGCTTCTCTTTCAAAATAAAAGATGAATTGTCAGGAATAATAGTCAAAGAAGTCCAGAATTTAGAGATAAAGGGGATAAAGTCTTCATTTTCAATCTAACTCTTGAAAAACTTGAAAAGCTTAGGGCCCCAATTGATGACATTTCCTTTTATCCAAATAGGCTACGGTCGGATAGATCCCTTTGGCAACAAATTGAGAGTCAATATTCCAAGAAGCTAATAAGCGACCAGACAACAAAAATCTATCGATTCTGCTCATGACCGAACTATCGGAATTATGCCAGGTGAATCTCCCACCAGAAACAGGGAGGTCAATGAGGTCCATCAAATTGATAAAAACATCAAAATCAGACAATTCAACTCTATTGAAAGAAGAGACCTTACATTTCTACCCACACTTCTTCCTAATGGGAGTCTTGATTATTTTGTGAATCAAGAATCCAATGTCAATTACTTTTTAGTGATATTTCATGTCTCATTACATTAGTTATGACTTTCGAAGAAATAAAGACGATCTTCCCTTATTTCGTTTTCAATGCATTTAAAATTGGCTAATTTACCATCTTAGATTTATTTTTAGTCATTATAGACCTTAATTGTTACAATTGTATTGTACTCTTCTCGGAAATGGATCCACTGCGGTTGTCATTTTGCTGGAATCACACAGTCACGACGTTTACAACCGTTAGACAACCGTTAGATCACTATAGAATGGATCTGATTTAATGTTGatctgactttttaaaaataaaaaatatttaattttattatatgAACCGTTTGATTTTGATCGAAAGGTCATTTAACAATGACATCGTGAATTTATCTTTTAATAACGGTATGGGATCGTTATCCATTGTTCTCCTtatccttttcttttttttattctTGAGTTcttaaataataaataaaaaattgtaAAACCAATTAATAACAACTTCATTTATCTTGGTGAAATTAGAACTCCTTTTATTTCGGACCATATATCATCGGCTGACTTGCTGTCTTTAAATGCTATTTATACGAACGATTTTTTTTACAATTATGTCTATTGGTATAtaaaattttttatttataatgACTATAACAATAATTAAAGataattatataattttattttacGCATTTAATTTATTGATTTTGTTGTTCCTTTGATATAAGaaatataaaatcaatatttgTATAAAAAAGTATAAAATCAATATAAATTATCAGTTAACactattttaaaaaaatatatagttttaatataaattcaaaattaattaaatatcaaGGGAATATGATCAAATTTGTTTATGTAtagtttttaaaaatatttaaactattttttaatataactatattatattaaaaaatagtatttaatttaaaaatatgtCCATTTATGATTAgaacattttaaaaaaaaaactaatactaattaaattaaaagttaaaaaatTATTGGGTATATTGAAAGAATGGTCTTATATTATGCTACATATAAATAAAAGAATGGTCTCATATTCTATTATATTCAattaagtatatatatatatatatatatatatatatatatatatatatattatatatatatatatatatatatatatatatatatatatatatatatatatatatatatatatatatatatatatatatatatatatatatatatatatatatatatatatatatatatatatatatatatatatatattatgattataaataaaaaatatttttttagaatcaataaattatattaaaaatatatatgtacatttaattacaattatttaaaaaaattaattcattaaataatatatatatatatatatatatatatatatatatatatatatatatatatatatatatatatatatatataaatatatatatatatatatatatatatatatatatatattatatatatatatatatatattatatatatatatatatatatatatatatatatatatatatatatatatatatatatatatatatatatatatatatatatatatattatgattataaataaaaaatattttttagattcaataaattatattaaaaatatatatgtacatttaattacaattattttaaaaaaattaattcattaaattatatatatatatatatatatatatatatatatatatatatatatatatataataccTCACTTTCTCAATAAGTTAGAATTATAAACTTTTATTTGTAATAGTAATGGTATAATAAACTTTTACTTTTACATTTTCTATCTATATTTATACTATTATAGATAAAACAATGTTTTTTTAATTCAATAAACTAACAATGTATTTGATCTATATATAGATCAAATACATCTCAATTTCAATGAATCTAAATCATAATCTTGTATTTAGAATATTGATAGAAGAAAATTtatatgtttatatatattgttttaTAAAAAAATGAAGTACATTGAATAATCAATTAATTGGTCAAATATTAGTTAAATATATCAATTATTCAAATGTATATGTTCTATAAATGAACAATTATAGAAAAAAAAATGTATCTGgcatatttatttttctatttatAACTATAATAACTTATATAGAGGATTGGATTCATtaaatatataatttaatttgGTCTTTTATGTGTTTATATACCTGCATTATTTGGGCTTGAGATAAACATTCAGATTTTCAAAAATGCAGACAATGGTGAAATATAATGTTATTTTATTCTTGTTTGTCTCTATGGTTTTATCACCAATAACGTTTTTTATGTGTTCTGCCACTGAAAGTGGTGATGAAAGCAGTAAACTGTATATTGTATATATGGGCTCACTTCCTAAGGTAGCATCCTATTCTGCAACCTCTCATCATCTCAGCATGTTGGAACAAGTCATAGGTGATAGCGGCGCAGAAAATTCATTGGTTCAAAGTTACAAGAGAAGTTTCAATGGTTTTGCCGCCATACTCAATGACCAACAACGGGAAAAGCTTCTCGCCATGGAAGAGGTGGTCTCAGTTTTTCCAAACACTAACTTTCACATTCAAACCACAAGATCGTGGGATTTTCTTGGATTCCCTCAATCAATCAAAAGGGATCAAATTATTGAGAGTGATTTGATCATTGGAGTTATAGATAGCGGAATATGGCCCGAGTCTCAAAGTTTCGATGACAAAGGTATTTTTTTAGTCAAATTATATTGCTTTATTTTTAAATTGTATTCCGGTACAAAATAGTGACCCCACTTAAAAAATGATTCATAATAACTCTATAGAATAATTTGTGACTAATATCTCAGTGTAACCACTTTATCATTCTTCCTTACCATCTTCATCTTGATAACTAATCCAACTTTACATTCTCGTATTTGTAATTTGTGTTAATCATTTGTATCTTAGAATATTTGACAAAGTTATTGTTTATATTGGAAGAAGAAAAACCAAAATGATGAGTAGATTCATAATATTTATCTAAGTATAGTATATTAATTTATTAAAGTTATTGAATTTTATGATTGATTAGGTCTTGGTCCCATTCCCAAAAAGTGGAAGGGAGTTTGTAAAGGCGGTGCTAACTTCACTTGCAACAAGAAAATTATTGGAGCACGGTCTTACGGTAATGCAAAGGAGAATGCAAGAGACGACCTTGGTCATGGAACTCACACAGCATCAATTGCGGGTGGAAGAGAGGTGCAAGGTGTGAGTTTTTTTGATTTTGCAAAAGGCACCGCAAGGGGTGGAGTCCCATCTTCAAGGATTGCTGTATATAAATTATGTGGCGCGGATGGTGGATGCACCGGTATTAATATCTTAGCTGCATTTGATGATGCCATTGCTGATGGAGTTGACATCATAACAATCTCAATTGGGAGCGAGTCTGCTGTTGAGTTTCTTAACGATCCTATTGCTATTTCTTCTTTTCATGCCATGGAGAAAGGAATACTTGTATCGCATTCGGCAGGAAACTCTGGTCCTAACCCAAGTTCTACTTCAAGTGTAGCACCTTGGTTATTTAGTGTTGCTGCAACTACCATAGATCGTCAATTCATTGATAAGCTCATTCTTGGAAATGGAAAGACTCTCGTTGGTAGGTCGGTAAATGCTTTCCCTTCAAATGGTACAAAAATTTCAATAGTTAAGAGATCTTGCTCTGAATCCTTTAACAAAACACTGATGAAAGGAAAGATTATTTTGTGTGAATTAAATGGGTTTGATGAATGGGCTTTTCAAAATGGTGCATTTGGTATAGTCTCAAGTGTTGACCTAGGAATTAATGACGTTTCTTTTGTAACTCAAATGCCTTCAGTTAACCTTGATTTAAAAGACTATGTTCTTGTTCAATCTTACACAAATTCCACTAAATCCCCTGTAGCTGAAATTTTGAAGAGTGAGATCTTCCATGACACGACTTCTCCTAGAGTTGCTTCTTTCTCTTCTTGTGGGCCAAACTCATTGGTTATGGATATAATGAAACCAGATATAAGCGCCCCAGGAGTGGATATCTTGGCTGCATATTCCCCTATATCCCCACCCTCCGGGAATTCCGGTGATACGAGAAAGGTAAACTACAACATAGAATCTGGAACCTCCATGTCATGTCCCCACATTGCTGGTATTGTTGCCTATGTGAAATCATTTCATCCGGATTGGTCACCCGCAGCTATCAAATCTGCCATCATGACCACAACAAAACCAGTAAATGGTACTTATAATAATTTGGCTGGTGAGTTTTCTTATGGATCAGGAAATGCAAATCCACGATTAGCTATTGACCCGGGACTTATTTATAACATCACAAAGGACGATTATGTGCAAATGCTTTGTAATTATGGTTATGATAATGGAAAAATTAAACAGATTACTGGAGACAACTCAAGTTGTCGCGATGCTTCTAACCTAACTTTGGTAAAAGATCTAAATTATCCTGCAATAGTAATTTCTGTTGCGGCTGAGACACCTTTCAATATCAAGTTTCCTAAAAAAGTTACAAATGTTGGCTCAAAAAACGCAACTTATAAAGCTATTATTACTCCAATTCCAAATGTCAAGATTACAGTGGAGCCAAACATTCTCTCATTCAAATCATTGCAAGAGACACAATCATTTGTAGTCACCGCTGTTGGGAGAGTAGGATCACGACAAACCGAGTTTTCTTCTTCACTTGTTTGGTCAGATGGTACTCACAATGTCAAGAGTCCAATTATCGTGCACATAAAATCCTAAACTATGTAAAATAAATATGTGGTTCTTTTGTACGAAAAAAATAAGTTTCTCTCTAGTCTCCAATAATACATTATGATGATATATTTTTAAAGTTTACATGAACATGTTGATCTCTTAGAGATATAAATTTATTTATGTTTTCTGTTTGTTTGGAATAGTGTTCACAACCTCCACCTAGTTTAAACTTGGGTagaaatatataaaaaaaatggaaaaatattATATGTGATGGTTTTCAATTCATAAGTTAGATAAGATCCTAGTAGGACGCCTCAAAACTGAAATGTGTTCATATTTATTGATTATGATGCATGTATATGCATTATCATGTAATTTTCATAAAAATAtgataataataaataataatcttATCAGGAAAAAATGTTAAAGAACAATGAAAATGACTCTAATTATACGTGATGACTTATCTTTGATACATGGGAGATTCCGATAATTTTCCTAATAGAATAAGAAAATAGTCTATAATATATCTATAATATAAGAAAATAACATATAATTTAGTAATATCATATATGTCCTTTCTTTTAATTTTGACATCTTCTAAAACGAGGACAATTAAAGCCTTAAATTTACTTTTTCCAATCAAATTAGTTATGTCAACCAGAATGGTTTTATTTATTCTACTTTCTTTCACTTATGCAATGTTATCAATCGATTTTCTATACAATTTGATTTCAATCCAATGCTACTTTTTCAACTTTTGTACTTTTGTACTTTTGTACTTGAAATAATCCCTCAAAAGGTTGAAACTTTATCTTATTTTCTGCCAAACTTGTCCTTCTTTCTTTCTCCCGATTCATAAGATTTGCTTTGCTAAATCTCATCTCGTTGTTCATCTTCTTCAAACATTATCATATTCGATTTTCACGATTTCTAGGTGATGTTTTCTTCTTTTACTTGAAGATTGAGGTAATTGTTCAAGTCCTTCTTCATCTCTATTTTTACTTTTTCTTTCATCTCTGCTGCTTCATCAATATATTTGAAAGCACGATCAAGAAACTAACCAGAG includes:
- the LOC127076786 gene encoding subtilisin-like protease SBT4.3; the encoded protein is MQTMVKYNVILFLFVSMVLSPITFFMCSATESGDESSKLYIVYMGSLPKVASYSATSHHLSMLEQVIGDSGAENSLVQSYKRSFNGFAAILNDQQREKLLAMEEVVSVFPNTNFHIQTTRSWDFLGFPQSIKRDQIIESDLIIGVIDSGIWPESQSFDDKGLGPIPKKWKGVCKGGANFTCNKKIIGARSYGNAKENARDDLGHGTHTASIAGGREVQGVSFFDFAKGTARGGVPSSRIAVYKLCGADGGCTGINILAAFDDAIADGVDIITISIGSESAVEFLNDPIAISSFHAMEKGILVSHSAGNSGPNPSSTSSVAPWLFSVAATTIDRQFIDKLILGNGKTLVGRSVNAFPSNGTKISIVKRSCSESFNKTLMKGKIILCELNGFDEWAFQNGAFGIVSSVDLGINDVSFVTQMPSVNLDLKDYVLVQSYTNSTKSPVAEILKSEIFHDTTSPRVASFSSCGPNSLVMDIMKPDISAPGVDILAAYSPISPPSGNSGDTRKVNYNIESGTSMSCPHIAGIVAYVKSFHPDWSPAAIKSAIMTTTKPVNGTYNNLAGEFSYGSGNANPRLAIDPGLIYNITKDDYVQMLCNYGYDNGKIKQITGDNSSCRDASNLTLVKDLNYPAIVISVAAETPFNIKFPKKVTNVGSKNATYKAIITPIPNVKITVEPNILSFKSLQETQSFVVTAVGRVGSRQTEFSSSLVWSDGTHNVKSPIIVHIKS